Proteins from a genomic interval of Marmoricola sp. OAE513:
- a CDS encoding DUF3817 domain-containing protein, with protein MNEPSRVRTWFRVIAFAEACSWLGLLIGMYVKYVPETTEVGVKIFGPIHGGIFLAYVLITLTAWRVFGWSFRVGALALVASIPPFATALFEVLADRAGLLGERENATT; from the coding sequence GTGAACGAGCCCTCCCGTGTCAGAACCTGGTTCCGCGTCATCGCCTTCGCCGAGGCCTGTTCCTGGTTGGGCCTGCTGATCGGGATGTACGTCAAGTACGTGCCGGAGACGACCGAGGTCGGTGTGAAGATCTTCGGACCGATCCACGGCGGGATCTTCCTGGCCTACGTGCTGATCACGCTCACCGCCTGGCGGGTCTTCGGCTGGTCGTTCCGCGTCGGGGCACTCGCCCTGGTCGCCAGCATCCCGCCGTTCGCGACCGCGTTGTTCGAGGTCCTGGCCGACCGCGCCGGACTCCTCGGCGAGCGCGAGAACGCCACCACCTGA
- a CDS encoding lamin tail domain-containing protein, translating to MHIAEMNTFRTRSVIPAVIGLFALVLAGLVLVAPAFAADSDVKINEFSSNNPDFVELINTGSGSVDISGWVLKDNSESNPYTVPAGTTLAAGEIRGFSGEGVEFAFGLGNGDSVRLFTPGSATLIDSVVYAAHPAAGKSWGRCPDGTGSIVLTQAATKGSANSCGVPDSAVKINEFSSNNPDFVELYNTGSGPVDLSGWQLKDNSENNIYTFPAGSSIAAGEFKGLSGESVEFAFGLGNGDSVRLYSDADLVTPLDSYSYPAHPAAGKSYARCPNGTGSFVISAAATKGASNSCPLPAGAENIKVNEVQSDPADLVELTNVGETTVDLGGYVLKDNDDTHLFTIPTGTSLAAHGYVTFDVNVSFGLGKGDSVRLYTPDLANLLDSTTYPPDTHAANWGRCPDGTGTFGTMTSTLGAGNACAPAGPPDVVINEVESNGDQVADWVELKNRGASPFNISGWKIVDGDPAHAATPVVVPAATTIPAGGYYAIYTEINQTPGFGLGVGDSVTLYLADGTTQVDTTTWGAHSPTTWGRCPDGTGTFGDTTTSTRGLANACSPVRINEVESDGGSPADWVELVNISNAPVDVSGFVLKDNDDAHSYAIPASTSIAAKGYLVLNQADLGFELDNADSVRLFAADGSTLIETYTWASHAAQSYGRCKDGVGNFADTKATTKGAANSCPGLETTPWPGGQTVTTADKTETFLQDLSGLVFDPTDPNTLWAAQNKKGTLFKLTRDADNNFVPVSGWPKDPKYPSGTGAPDTEGITLGPDGFVYLASERNNDASGVSRMSVLRYDPAATGTTISATNEWDLTSKIPAAGANLGLEGITWVPDSYLVGNGFVDPTTGSAYTPSTYPNHGTGLYAVAVEATGAVHLFALNNDGTSSTLVATIASGFPALADVDFDPELQRIRAVTDDTVDGKTSLLKIDAAGAFVVDAAFDRPVGMPNLNNEGLAVAAQSTCVAGKKEVLWSDDGDTDGHSLRRGTISCMVLELTAPVPTVSGTPAVGQTLTATPGTWGPAPVALTYQWFAGADPIDGATSSTLVLGPAQLTKTITVKVTGTKTGYPTTTKTSEATAAVAAGALTAPVPTIGGTAKVGETLTATVGSWGPDPVALTYQWFAGADPISGATGTTLALGAAHAAKVITIAVTGTKTGYATTTKTSTGTAAVVNGTLTGPVPTISGTVKVGGTLTATAGTWGPDPVALTYQWFAGSTPIAGANGTTLVVPASQVDSNITVVVTGTKAGYTTLAKTSAPTAPVGPGTLSASTPTISGTPALGATLTATPGTWGPDPVKLNYQWLSNGGLIAGATTSTLVLAPAQVGTEITVVVAGTKLGYTSASRVSAATATVTAGSLTAPTPTVTGTAKVGVKLTAVPGTWGPASVALTFQWFANGIAIPGATASTFTPTGAHAGRSVTVKVTGTKTGYTTRTVASAGKTVAVGTLTTGKPKITGTVKVGKTLTATAGTWGPAPVTLKYQWKIGGKSVSGATGKTFKVPASAKGKKIAVTVTGTKTGYKTVAVTSASTKKAAGR from the coding sequence ATGCACATCGCTGAGATGAACACGTTCCGAACCCGTTCCGTCATTCCGGCCGTCATCGGACTGTTCGCCCTCGTGCTGGCGGGCCTCGTCCTGGTCGCCCCAGCGTTCGCCGCCGACTCCGACGTCAAGATCAACGAGTTCTCCTCGAACAACCCCGACTTCGTCGAGCTGATCAACACCGGCTCCGGGTCGGTCGACATCTCCGGCTGGGTCCTGAAGGACAACAGCGAGAGCAACCCCTACACGGTCCCGGCCGGCACGACGCTGGCGGCGGGCGAGATCCGCGGGTTCTCGGGCGAGGGGGTCGAGTTCGCGTTCGGTCTGGGCAACGGTGACTCGGTCCGCCTCTTCACGCCGGGCAGTGCGACGCTGATCGACAGCGTCGTGTACGCCGCGCACCCCGCCGCCGGGAAGAGCTGGGGCCGCTGCCCCGACGGCACCGGCTCGATCGTCCTGACCCAGGCGGCCACCAAGGGCTCGGCCAACTCCTGCGGCGTCCCGGACTCTGCGGTGAAGATCAACGAGTTCTCCTCGAACAACCCCGACTTCGTCGAGCTGTACAACACCGGCTCCGGTCCGGTCGACCTCAGCGGTTGGCAGCTCAAGGACAACAGCGAGAACAACATCTACACGTTCCCGGCCGGCAGCAGCATCGCCGCGGGTGAGTTCAAGGGCCTCAGCGGCGAGAGCGTGGAGTTCGCGTTCGGCCTCGGCAACGGCGACTCGGTCCGGCTCTACAGCGACGCCGACCTGGTCACCCCGCTCGACTCCTACTCGTACCCCGCGCACCCTGCCGCCGGGAAGAGCTACGCGCGCTGCCCCAACGGCACCGGCTCGTTCGTGATCAGCGCCGCTGCGACCAAGGGTGCGTCGAACTCCTGCCCGTTGCCCGCCGGCGCCGAGAACATCAAGGTCAACGAGGTGCAGTCCGACCCGGCCGACCTGGTCGAGCTGACGAACGTCGGGGAGACCACCGTCGACCTCGGTGGCTACGTCCTCAAGGACAACGACGACACCCACCTGTTCACGATCCCGACCGGCACCTCGCTGGCCGCGCACGGCTACGTCACCTTCGACGTCAACGTCTCCTTCGGCCTCGGCAAGGGCGACTCGGTCCGTCTGTACACCCCGGACCTGGCCAACCTGCTCGACTCCACGACGTACCCGCCCGACACGCACGCCGCCAACTGGGGCCGCTGCCCCGACGGCACGGGAACCTTCGGCACGATGACCAGCACGCTGGGTGCCGGGAACGCATGCGCCCCGGCCGGCCCGCCGGACGTGGTCATCAACGAGGTCGAGTCCAACGGCGACCAGGTCGCCGACTGGGTCGAGCTCAAGAACCGGGGCGCCTCGCCGTTCAACATCTCCGGCTGGAAGATCGTCGACGGTGACCCCGCGCACGCCGCGACGCCGGTCGTCGTCCCGGCCGCGACCACCATCCCCGCAGGCGGTTACTACGCGATCTACACCGAGATCAACCAGACCCCCGGCTTCGGCCTCGGGGTCGGCGACTCGGTCACCCTCTACCTCGCCGACGGCACCACCCAGGTCGACACCACCACCTGGGGCGCGCACTCGCCGACCACCTGGGGGCGCTGCCCCGACGGCACCGGCACCTTCGGTGACACCACCACCTCGACCCGCGGTCTGGCGAACGCCTGCAGCCCGGTCCGGATCAACGAGGTCGAATCCGACGGCGGCAGCCCGGCCGACTGGGTCGAGCTGGTGAACATCAGCAACGCCCCCGTCGACGTGTCCGGATTCGTGCTGAAGGACAACGACGACGCGCACTCCTACGCGATCCCCGCGAGCACGTCGATCGCCGCGAAGGGCTACCTCGTCCTCAACCAGGCCGACCTCGGCTTCGAGCTCGACAACGCCGACTCGGTGCGGCTGTTCGCCGCCGACGGCAGCACGCTGATCGAGACCTACACCTGGGCCTCGCACGCCGCCCAGTCCTACGGCCGCTGCAAGGACGGCGTCGGGAACTTCGCCGACACCAAGGCCACCACCAAGGGTGCGGCGAACTCCTGCCCCGGCCTGGAGACGACTCCCTGGCCCGGTGGCCAGACCGTCACCACCGCGGACAAGACCGAGACGTTCCTCCAGGACCTCTCCGGCCTGGTCTTCGACCCGACCGACCCCAACACCCTGTGGGCCGCGCAGAACAAGAAGGGCACGCTGTTCAAGCTGACCCGCGACGCCGACAACAACTTCGTGCCGGTCTCCGGTTGGCCGAAGGACCCGAAGTACCCGAGCGGCACCGGCGCCCCGGACACCGAGGGCATCACCCTCGGACCGGACGGGTTCGTCTACCTAGCCTCCGAGCGCAACAACGACGCCAGCGGCGTCAGCCGGATGTCGGTGCTGCGCTACGACCCGGCCGCGACCGGGACGACGATCAGCGCCACCAACGAGTGGGACCTGACCAGCAAGATCCCGGCAGCCGGCGCGAACCTCGGCCTCGAGGGCATCACCTGGGTCCCGGACTCCTACCTCGTCGGCAACGGCTTCGTGGATCCGACCACCGGATCGGCGTACACCCCGTCGACCTACCCGAACCACGGCACCGGCCTGTACGCCGTCGCGGTGGAGGCCACCGGCGCGGTGCACCTGTTCGCGCTGAACAACGACGGCACCAGCTCGACCCTGGTCGCGACGATCGCCAGCGGCTTCCCGGCCCTGGCCGACGTCGACTTCGACCCGGAGCTCCAGCGGATCCGCGCGGTCACCGACGACACCGTCGACGGCAAGACCTCCCTGCTGAAGATCGACGCTGCCGGAGCCTTCGTCGTCGACGCCGCGTTCGACCGCCCGGTCGGGATGCCGAACCTCAACAACGAGGGCCTCGCCGTCGCTGCGCAGAGCACCTGCGTCGCCGGCAAGAAGGAGGTCCTCTGGTCCGACGACGGTGACACCGACGGGCACTCGCTGCGTCGCGGGACGATCAGCTGCATGGTCCTCGAGCTCACCGCTCCGGTCCCGACCGTGTCCGGTACGCCGGCCGTCGGCCAGACGCTGACCGCGACGCCCGGCACCTGGGGCCCGGCCCCGGTCGCGCTGACCTACCAGTGGTTCGCCGGTGCGGACCCGATCGACGGAGCCACGTCCTCGACCCTGGTGCTGGGTCCGGCGCAGCTGACCAAGACGATCACCGTCAAGGTGACCGGGACCAAGACCGGCTACCCGACCACGACCAAGACGTCGGAGGCCACCGCCGCGGTCGCGGCGGGTGCGCTGACCGCGCCGGTCCCGACCATCGGCGGCACCGCCAAGGTCGGCGAGACGCTGACAGCCACCGTCGGCAGCTGGGGTCCCGACCCGGTCGCGCTGACCTACCAGTGGTTCGCCGGCGCGGACCCGATCAGCGGCGCCACCGGCACCACGCTGGCGCTGGGAGCGGCCCACGCGGCCAAGGTCATCACGATCGCCGTCACCGGGACCAAGACCGGGTACGCGACGACGACGAAGACCTCGACCGGCACCGCCGCGGTCGTCAACGGCACGCTGACCGGACCGGTCCCGACCATCAGCGGCACCGTCAAGGTGGGCGGGACGCTGACCGCGACGGCCGGCACCTGGGGTCCCGACCCGGTCGCGCTGACCTACCAGTGGTTCGCCGGCTCGACGCCGATCGCCGGCGCGAACGGGACGACCCTGGTGGTCCCGGCCAGCCAGGTCGACTCGAACATCACCGTGGTCGTCACCGGCACCAAGGCCGGCTACACCACGCTGGCGAAGACGTCCGCCCCGACGGCCCCGGTGGGCCCAGGGACGCTCTCGGCGTCGACCCCGACGATCTCCGGTACGCCGGCGCTCGGTGCGACCCTGACCGCCACCCCGGGCACCTGGGGGCCGGACCCGGTCAAGCTGAACTACCAGTGGCTGAGCAACGGCGGCCTGATCGCCGGCGCGACGACCAGCACGCTGGTCCTGGCCCCGGCCCAGGTGGGCACCGAGATCACGGTCGTGGTCGCGGGCACCAAGCTCGGCTACACCTCGGCGTCGCGGGTCTCGGCCGCCACGGCGACCGTCACCGCGGGCTCGCTGACGGCTCCGACCCCGACGGTCACCGGCACGGCCAAGGTCGGCGTCAAGCTGACCGCAGTCCCGGGCACCTGGGGGCCGGCGTCGGTGGCGCTCACGTTCCAGTGGTTCGCCAACGGCATCGCGATACCCGGTGCCACCGCCTCGACCTTCACGCCGACCGGTGCGCACGCCGGCCGCTCGGTGACGGTGAAGGTGACCGGCACGAAGACCGGTTACACCACCCGGACGGTCGCGTCGGCCGGCAAGACCGTGGCAGTGGGGACGCTGACCACCGGCAAGCCCAAGATCACCGGCACGGTGAAGGTCGGCAAGACGCTGACGGCGACCGCGGGGACCTGGGGGCCCGCGCCGGTCACGCTCAAGTACCAGTGGAAGATCGGCGGCAAGTCCGTGTCCGGTGCCACCGGCAAGACCTTCAAGGTGCCGGCCTCCGCCAAGGGCAAGAAGATCGCGGTCACGGTGACCGGTACCAAGACCGGCTACAAGACGGTCGCGGTCACCTCGGCCTCGACGAAGAAGGCCGCCGGTCGCTGA
- a CDS encoding carboxymuconolactone decarboxylase family protein, with amino-acid sequence MTGTSSLLDVLVPDVASVFAQVAALPAPDRNELAVAEFADQFTLDVASIDAEQRAAFFAATGDQAFAVVQQIYAADFVPRVRAVLDAVLGENSWPQVDPYDGDSWALLEEFMVVVARLHSLDATTTELVRLRGARLHDCAVCKSRRSQDAIAAGADDALFAAVDDWQDSALPEPVKAALGLTDALIWTPYDVPGDVIAAAREHLTDLQVVEVVLDVMRNAANKIAVSLGADAATVTEGVELFTTDADGNLAVVGQEAAQA; translated from the coding sequence GTGACCGGAACCTCCTCCCTGCTCGACGTCCTCGTTCCGGACGTCGCGAGCGTCTTCGCCCAGGTGGCCGCCCTGCCCGCACCGGACCGGAACGAGCTCGCCGTCGCCGAGTTCGCCGACCAGTTCACCCTCGACGTCGCGTCGATCGACGCGGAGCAGCGGGCCGCGTTCTTCGCCGCTACCGGCGACCAGGCGTTCGCGGTCGTGCAACAGATCTACGCCGCCGACTTCGTGCCGCGGGTGCGCGCGGTCCTGGACGCAGTGCTCGGTGAGAACAGCTGGCCGCAGGTCGACCCGTACGACGGGGACAGCTGGGCGCTCCTCGAAGAGTTCATGGTCGTCGTCGCCCGGTTGCACTCCCTCGACGCGACCACCACCGAGCTGGTCCGCCTCCGCGGCGCCCGGCTGCACGACTGCGCCGTCTGCAAGTCGCGGCGCAGCCAGGACGCGATCGCCGCAGGGGCGGACGACGCCCTCTTCGCCGCTGTCGACGACTGGCAGGACAGCGCGCTCCCCGAACCGGTGAAGGCGGCGCTCGGCCTGACCGACGCGCTGATCTGGACGCCGTACGACGTGCCCGGTGACGTGATCGCCGCCGCGCGCGAGCACCTGACCGACCTCCAGGTCGTCGAGGTCGTGCTCGACGTGATGCGCAACGCGGCGAACAAGATCGCGGTGTCGCTGGGCGCCGACGCCGCGACCGTGACCGAGGGCGTGGAGCTGTTCACCACCGACGCCGACGGCAACCTGGCCGTGGTGGGCCAGGAAGCGGCTCAGGCATGA
- a CDS encoding TetR/AcrR family transcriptional regulator has translation MRTHGWRGQPPSDADEARARILTATRTRLSEAGTTSTSEVAELIGVTRQTVYRYFPTTGDLLNAAAADAVIGLEAQLIKHVVEHLARTGGDAADAAVEIVAYVYEHLRDDPALNRLMAPGRISSTVAGLTTPSAIALGRDWLAHFPVDWEAVGLVGEAQAEFVEHLLRTLQSFVVDPGEPARSGAELRAYLQRWLAPALRR, from the coding sequence GTGAGGACACACGGTTGGAGAGGTCAACCTCCGAGCGACGCCGACGAGGCCCGCGCCCGGATCCTCACCGCCACGCGCACCCGCCTCAGCGAGGCCGGGACGACGAGCACCTCCGAGGTCGCCGAGCTGATCGGCGTGACCCGGCAGACCGTGTACCGGTACTTCCCGACCACGGGGGACCTGCTCAACGCCGCCGCTGCCGACGCGGTGATCGGGCTTGAGGCGCAGCTGATCAAGCACGTCGTCGAGCACCTCGCGCGGACGGGTGGCGACGCCGCCGACGCGGCCGTCGAGATCGTGGCCTACGTCTACGAGCACCTGCGCGACGACCCGGCCCTCAACCGGCTGATGGCGCCGGGGCGGATCAGCAGCACGGTGGCCGGCCTGACCACGCCGTCGGCGATCGCGCTCGGCCGCGACTGGCTGGCGCACTTCCCGGTCGACTGGGAGGCGGTCGGTCTGGTCGGTGAGGCGCAGGCCGAGTTCGTGGAGCACCTGCTGCGCACGCTGCAGTCCTTCGTCGTCGACCCGGGGGAGCCGGCACGGTCGGGCGCCGAGCTGCGGGCGTACCTGCAGCGCTGGTTGGCGCCGGCGCTGCGTCGCTGA